The Pseudorasbora parva isolate DD20220531a chromosome 16, ASM2467924v1, whole genome shotgun sequence genome includes a region encoding these proteins:
- the nup205 gene encoding nuclear pore complex protein Nup205 isoform X1, which yields MATQMAVNSGASLWGPLKELWEAVEGAIWKRQPESVHLLDLQLKKHKPNFLSLFKNPQKSAEQREKVRKASTEGIAIQGQQGARLLPEQLISEAFILSDLFDLGELAALELLLAGEHQQPHFPGLTRGLVAVLLYWDGKRCVANSLRSLIQSRHGKTFTLDLSPELVNLTTRFTDELMAQGLTKQILNLLSDVSVTREFERLQKERGLGNEKHRKEVSDLIKECRQSLAECLFAWTCQSPLSKDDTLALISHLETVTAEADGSLDSVNLALVMALLYCLDVSFLEQGTEDREDLLQALPLLTEKQYVAAVHSRLVESQGWKLPGLQAVVQLAWALSLRALSQLPQGAALVEYTEADEALADQALLGGVFLFLTEGILGSDGFSQEEFYTRRLHSMITDFLALMPMKVKHLRNRADEDARLIHMALQMGSEPPSSLRKDLDHLMILIGEFYSKDPFELELALEFWCPSESLQHTSFTGSFLGVPPQRPPHKQVVLSKFVRQMGDLLPATLYIPYLRMLKGLANGPQCSHYCFSLLKTNGAPHGENRQAGVSGSLVSWEHFFHSLMLYHENLRLDVPNADSTQYRHPPIRGITQRELDGLTAFLQLLTTIITWSENARLALCEHPQWTPVVVMLGLLQCSVQPVLKAQVLHALAAFGKSPEIAASLWQSLEYTQILQTVKVPGQRQAAGIEVELNEIESSCEEYPLTRAFCHLISTLVESALPVNLGAGLRAPGFQPYLDFLRDSVFLAFPTRAYRRPAEKWEVAEAVLEVFHKLLQEYEPQPADFLQEMVELQGEQVLAHKPPGHSLMFHLLNDSPTLSLCLSLLEEGARQLDTYAPFPGKKQLESAVLHCLCLLELALQKEVTFMDLLRESQTSLLVSPVEQLLQGVSAQSRRADHITNIARYLYHSSSNPDAAFQSAKILRRIARYPNIQARLVGDFTHDQAVSEKLMAGFVECLDSEEAQEGVSTDDSDPEKRVARIRHETQIHILNLLITSLELKGPNLGLYLLGYEVKKPVSSTNLQDPGVLGCPRSCLHAILSLLQRGSEWRSGPVLTKKAPQLAELCYQVIYQLCACPDTSGPTMRYLRTSQDFLFSHLQHLPFILPENEIAALSQMSWLMKSTAIELRVTSLNRQRSHTQRLLNLLLDDQPHTLHSDGETGMEEESRSVSGFLHFGTVSKVRRRLLSVLDAIDFSQEAPELLQLDFFERTQIEHVITNCEHVNEQGHTVCNVKLLRRVLVAEINALQGMAAIGQRPLLMEEVNSVLQQVVERNRVRRSLTAKRHALQSWRSLVETILTACPSELIPADQRQLIIRDLLLDLHDKVLSEDAAGELMPIVAGAVFTLTAHLSQSVLSEQQGAGPEGGYGSGFASIANSALHLILRKLLDFILCTGGGFQRLRAHLYGALLYYLQIAQKPEEPETLQTGTSMWERLTAPEDCFSKLQRENLAIIESYGTALMEVVCRDACDGHEIGRMLALAVLDRVLSVDRQCQWLVYLCNSGYLRVLVESLKQDDAALQTLLTPQPPLLKPLYIYESKMALLTRVAKTAQGAMELLRCGLVSQLVDCQVFHMLPQNDALRVFGQRDPSGFIPNPLERYRQILLPTLRLMQVILTSTTTQHQQGAAQVLQWLIVHSDVIQSILHGQDMSMGALQELSLLTAIISKTALPGALEMGQEINSSALMEIQGHIGRFQRQSLSLLVRLVGTDRARYLKQIEETVSPGDLAEKREEMEVAMQQICANIMEYCQTLLLQSSAEAQFSLCLFSPSASEPADVSVPSARVPSLGLVLLLLKNSATDFFRYHDSHRQSLNKLERVEQLPPEELKELCQGLVSGSGVVEKIPSVQRNVLAKRRLVQLVNNRAKLLALCSYIIETCLFVIWRHLEFYLLYCTPTDPKDSLLPGYRDPSGSRGLSVSRVSQQDLEQLQSDVSNSFSEPLQRKLLEVEGLYSKTRSRHTFIQALTRRIRGLVHHAKG from the exons ATGGCGACGCAGATGGCGGTAAATTCAg GAGCCAGTCTGTGGGGCCCGCTGAAGGAGCTCTGGGAAGCCGTGGAGGGCGCCATATGGAAACGTCAGCCTGAGAGCGTTCATCTTTTAGATCTACAGTTGAAAAAACACAAACCCAACTTCCTCTCCCTTTTCAAAAACCCA CAGAAGAGTGCCGAACAAAGAGAGAAGGTTCGGAAAGCCAGCACCGAAGGCATTGCTATTCAGGGCCAGCAGGGAGCACGACTACTTCCTGAGCAGCTCATCTCAGAAGCTTTTATCCTTAGTGACCTTTTTGACTTGGGAGAACTAGCTGCCCTTGAACTGCTGCTGGCAG GAGAGCATCAGCAGCCTCATTTCCCTGGTCTGACTCGAGGCCTGGTAGCTGTGCTCCTTTACTGGGATGGCAAACGCTGTGTGGCCAACTCCCTCCGTTCGCTCATCCAGTCCAGACACGGGAAGACGTTCACTCTTGACTTGAG TCCTGAATTGGTGAATCTCACTACACGGTTCACTGATGAGCTGATGGCTCAGGGTTTGACCAAGCAAATCTTGAACTTGCTCTCAGATGTCAGCGTGACCCGTGAGTTTGAGAGGCTTCAGAAAGAGCGGGGCCTTGGCAATGAGAAACACAGGAAAGAG GTATCTGACCTCATCAAAGAGTGCCGACAGTCCCTGGCGGAGTGTTTGTTTGCCTGGACATGCCAGTCACCTCTAAGCAAAGATGACACCCTGGCTCTCATCAGTCACTTGGAGACGGTGACTGCTGAGGCTGATGGCTCATTGGATAGCGTCAACCTTGCTTTAGTCATGGCGTTGCTTTATTGCTTGGATGTTAGTTTTCTGGAGCAAGGAACAGAGGACAGAGAAG ATTTGCTCCAGGCCTTGCCTCTACTGACGGAGAAGCAGTATGTGGCAGCAGTGCACAGTCGGCTGGTGGAGAGTCAGGGCTGGAAGCTTCCAGGACTGCAGGCAGTGGTGCAGCTGGCATGGGCTCTGTCTCTGCGGGCCCTCTCACAACTTCCACAGGGCGCAG CTCTAGTGGAGTACACTGAGGCAGATGAGGCTTTGGCAGACCAGGCACTTTTGGGAGGTGTCTTCCTCTTCCTGACAGAGGGCATCCTGGGAAGTGATGGCTTCAGCCAAGAAGAATTCTACACACGCAGACTGCATTCTATGATTACTGATTTCCTGGCTCTTATGCCAATGAAG GTGAAGCATTTGCGTAACCGTGCTGATGAAGATGCTCGACTGATCCACATGGCTCTGCAGATGGGCAGCGAGCCACCATCATCTCTACGCAAGGATCTGGACCACCTCATGATCCTT ATTGGAGAGTTTTACAGTAAAGATCCATTTGAACTTGAGCTGGCCCTGGAGTTCTGGTGTCCATCTGAGTCTCTTCAGCACACTTCCTTCACTGGATCTTTTCTTGGAGTACCTCCCCAAAGACCCCCTCACAAACAG GTGGTTCTCTCCAAGTTTGTGCGTCAGATGGGTGATCTGCTTCCTGCTACTCTCTACATTCCTTACTTGCGCATGCTGAAAGGACTTGCTAATGGACCCCAGTGTTCCCACTACTGCTTTAGTCTGCTTAAAACCAACGGAGCTCCACACG GAGAGAACCGGCAGGCTGGAGTGTCGGGCAGTTTAGTGTCATGGGAGCACTTTTTCCACTCTCTCATGCTCTACCATGAGAACCTGCGCCTTGATGTGCCCAATGCCGACAGCACACAGTACCGCCACCCACCCATCAGAGGCATCACTCAGAGAGAGCTGGATGGCCTCACTGCGTTCCTCCAGCTGCTTACCACTATCATCACCTGG AGTGAGAATGCTCGTCTGGCTCTTTGTGAACACCCTCAGTGGACGCCTGTGGTGGTGATGCTGGGATTGCTGCAGTGCAGCGTTCAACCTGTGCTGAAAGCTCAAGTCTTGCATGCTCTTGCTGCATTTGGCAAATCGCCTGAGATCGCTGCTTCCCTCTGGCAATCTCTGGAGTACACACAG ATCCTGCAGACAGTAAAAGTCCCTGGACAGAGACAGGCAGCTGGGATTGAG GTGGAGCTGAATGAGATTGAATCGAGCTGTGAGGAGTATCCACTCACAAGAGCCTTTTGTCATCTGATTAGTACTTTGGTAGAGAGTGCACTTCCAGTGAATCTTGGAGCAGGACTGCGTGCACCAGGCTTTCAGCCTTATCTTGACTTCCTGCGTGACTCTGTGTTTCTGGCCTTCCCCACACGTGCATACCGTCGGCCAGCAGAAAAG TGGGAGGTAGCTGAGGCAGTGCTGGAGGTGTTTCACAAACTTCTACAAGAATATGAGCCACAGCCAGCGGACTTCCTGCAAGAGATGGTGGAACTGCAGGGGGAACAGGTGCTGGCCCATAAGCCCCCGGGTCACAGCCTGATGTTTCACCTGCTTAATGACTCGCCCACCCTCTCTCTCTGCCTCAGCCTGTTGGAGGAGGGTGCTCGTCAGCTAGACACCTACGCCCCCTTCCCTG GTAAGAAGCAGTTGGAGTCAGCAGTGCTGCACTGTCTGTGTTTGTTGGAGCTGGCCTTGCAGAAGGAGGTGACGTTTATGGATCTGCTGAGAGAAAGTCAGACATCGCTACTTGTCTCCCCTGTGGAACAGCTCCTGCAGGGTGTCAGTGCTCAGAGCAGACGGGCTGATCACATCACCAACATTGCCAG GTACCTGTACCACAGCAGCTCGAACCCTGATGCTGCTTTCCAGAGTGCCAAGATCCTGCGGCGTATCGCACGCTACCCAAACATCCAGGCCAGACTAGTTGGAGACTTCACACATGATCAA GCAGTGAGTGAGAAGTTGATGGCTGGTTTTGTGGAGTGTCTGGACAGTGAGGAAGCTCAAGAGGGAGTGAGCACAGATG ACTCAGACCCTGAAAAACGGGTGGCCCGGATCCGTCATGAAACCCAGATCCACATCCTGAACCTTCTGATTACCTCTCTGGAACTAAAGGGCCCCAACCTTGGCCTGTATCTACTGGGCTATGAAGTGAAGAAGCCAGTTTCTTCTACTAACCTGCAGGACCCAG GTGTTCTTGGCTGTCCACGGAGCTGCCTGCATGCAATCCTCAGTCTGCTCCAGAGGGGCAGTGAGTGGCGCTCTGGACCTGTGCTTACCAAAAAGGCCCCTCAGTTAGCTGAACTCTGTTACCAG GTAATCTATCAGTTGTGCGCGTGTCCTGACACTTCGGGGCCCACCATGCGATACCTCAGGACCAGTCAGGACTTCCTGTTCTCTCATCTGCAGCACCTGCCTTTCATTCTTCCAG AGAATGAGATTGCTGCTCTGTCTCAGATGTCCTGGCTGATGAAGAGTACAGCCATTGAGCTTAGAGTGACCTCACTGAACCGCcagcgctcacacacacagagactgcTCAACCTTCTCCTCGATGACCAACCACACACATTACATTCAG atggagagacGGGCATGGAAGAGGAGAGTAGATCAGTCAGCGGTTTCCTGCACTTTGGCACCGTCTCCAAAG TGCGCAGGAGGCTTCTGAGCGTTTTGGATGCCATAGACTTCAGTCAGGAGGCCCCAGAGCTTCTGCAGCTGGACTTCTTTGAGCGTACTCAGATCGAACATGTCATCACCAACTGCGAACACGTCAACGAGCAGGGACACACGGTCTGCAACGTCAAG TTGCTCCGTCGAGTTTTAGTTGCAGAGATCAATGCACTGCAGGGCATGGCGGCCATTGGGCAAAGACCACTGCTGATGGAG GAAGTGAACTCCGTCCTGCAGCAGGTGGTGGAGAGGAACCGTGTGCGGCGTAGTCTCACTGCCAAGCGTCATGCTCTGCAGAGCTGGAGGAGTCTGGTGGAGACCATCCTCACGGCCTGTCCTTCAGAGCTCATCCCAGCAGACCAGCGGCAGCTCATCATCAGAGACCTTCTTTTAGACCTGCATGACAAG gtgttatcagaggatgctgcaggtgaaCTGATGCCAATTGTAGCCGGGGCGGTCTTCACATTAACGGCACACCTCAGCCAATCAGTTCTATCTGAGCAGCAGGGGGCGGGGCCAGAGGGCGGATATGGATCAGGATTTGCTTCGATCGCAAACTCCGCTCTTCACCTCATTCTGAGGAAGCTGCTGGATTTTATCTTGTGCACAG GTGGAGGTTTCCAACGTCTGCGGGCTCACCTTTATGGTGCTCTTCTCTACTACCTGCAAATTGCCCAGAAACCTGAGGAGCCTGAGACATTGCAGACAG GTACATCCATGTGGGAGCGATTGACTGCCCCTGAAGATTGTTTCTCCAAGCTGCAGAGAGAGAACCTGGCCATTATTGAGAGCTATGGCACTGCACTTATGGAAGTGGTGTGCAGAGATGCTTGTGACGGCCATGAGATCGGCAGG ATGCTGGCTTTGGCAGTGTTGGACAGGGTGTTGTCTGTTGACAGACAGTGCCAGTGGCTGGTGTACCTGTGTAACAGCGGTTACCTGCGTGTGCTGGTCGAGAGCTTGAAACAAGATGATGCCGCCCTGCAAACTCTGCTCACACCTCAGCCTCCACTACTCAAACCATTGTACATATACGAGTCCAAAATGGCTTTGCTGACCCGTGTGGCTAAGACAGCGCAGGGTGCGATGGAGCTATTGCGCTGCGGGCTGGTCAGTCAGCTGGTGGATTGTCAGGTGTTTCACATGCTTCCTCAAAATGATGCACTCAG AGTGTTTGGGCAGAGAGATCCATCAGGGTTTATTCCTAATCCTCTAGAGAGGTACAGACAGATCCTGCTACCTACTCTCAGATTGATGCAGGTCATCTTGACATCCACCACCACACAGCACCAGCAGGGGGCAGCACAG GTGCTCCAGTGGCTCATTGTTCACTCTGATGTCATTCAGTCCATTCTGCATGGTCAAGATATGAGCATGGGTGCTCTACAGGAACTCTCTCTCCTCACTGCCATCATCAGCAAGACTGCACTGCCAG GAGCCCTCGAGATGGGACAGGAAATCAACAGTTCCGCCCTTATGGAAATACAGGGACACATCGGCAGATTCCAG CGGCAGTCGTTGTCTCTGCTCGTGCGGCTGGTGGGCACTGATCGCGCTCGCTATCTGAAGCAGATTGAGGAGACTGTTTCCCCTGGTGACCTTGCAGAAAAGAGAGAGGAAATGGAGGTTGCCATGCAACAG ATTTGTGCCAATATTATGGAGTACTGCCAGACGCTACTGCTGCAGAGCTCCGCTGAAGCCCAGTTCTCGCTCTGCCTGTTCAGCCCATCAGCAAGTGAACCAGCAG ATGTGTCTGTTCCCTCTGCGCGGGTGCCCAGTCTGGGATTGGTTCTGCTCCTACTGAAAAACAGCGCCACTGACTTCTTCCGGTACCATGACAGCCACAGACAGAGCCTGAATAAGCTAGAGCGAGTGGAACAGCTTCCTCCTGAGGAGCTGAAGGAG CTGTGCCAGGGTCTGGTGTCTGGTTCTGGTGTAGTGGAAAAGATCCCATCAGTGCAGAGAAACGTGCTTGCCAAGCGCCGGCTTGTCCAGCTGGTCAACAACCGAGCCAAACTTCTTGCCCTCTGTTCCT ATATCATCGAGACGTGCTTGTTTGTGATTTGGCGCCACCTAGAGTTCTACTTGCTCTACTGCACTCCCACTGACCCTAAAGACTCACTTCTGCCAGGTTACAGAG ATCCTAGTGGCAGCAGAGGTTTAAGTGTGTCAAGAGTGAGCCAGCAAGATCTCGAACAG TTGCAGAGTGACGTGTCGAACAGCTTCAGTGAGCCGCTACAGAGGAAGTTGCTGGAGGTCGAGGGGCTGTATAGTAAAACCCGCTCCCGTCACACCTTCATCCAAGCCCTTACACGCAGGATCCGCGGCCTAGTGCATCATGCCAAAGGCTGA